Proteins from a genomic interval of Desulfonatronum sp. SC1:
- a CDS encoding class I SAM-dependent methyltransferase has translation MGFYANTILPRLIHATCGKGSIRRLRARIIPPALGRVLEVGVGSGLNLPYYDPAVVTELWGLDPSPEMLRIAARAARSAPVAPRWIDRSVEELPLESSSMDTIVTTFTLCSIASPEAGLRQMCRVLKPGGTLIFCEHGAAPDPAVRRWQDRLTPIWKRLAGGCHLNRDISGLLTRSGFRLTTLEATVVRKWWLAGYIFHGTATKQAGPKESDARSV, from the coding sequence ATGGGATTCTACGCCAACACCATTCTTCCCCGGTTGATTCACGCCACCTGCGGTAAAGGGTCGATCCGTCGCCTGCGGGCGCGAATCATCCCACCTGCCCTGGGCCGCGTTCTGGAAGTCGGAGTCGGCTCCGGCCTGAACCTGCCCTACTATGACCCGGCTGTGGTAACTGAACTCTGGGGGCTTGACCCATCCCCGGAAATGCTCCGCATCGCCGCCCGCGCGGCCCGCTCCGCCCCGGTCGCTCCACGCTGGATCGACCGGAGCGTGGAAGAGCTTCCCTTGGAGAGCTCGAGCATGGACACCATCGTCACGACCTTCACGCTTTGCAGCATCGCTTCGCCCGAAGCGGGGTTGCGGCAAATGTGTCGGGTGCTCAAGCCGGGAGGGACGCTGATCTTTTGCGAGCACGGGGCCGCGCCGGACCCGGCCGTGCGCCGCTGGCAGGACCGGCTGACCCCGATCTGGAAGCGGTTGGCCGGCGGATGCCACCTGAACAGGGATATCTCGGGCTTATTGACCAGGAGCGGTTTTCGCTTGACCACTCTGGAGGCGACCGTGGTCCGGAAGTGGTGGCTGGCTGGGTATATTTTCCATGGAACCGCCACGAAACAGGCGGGGCCGAAAGAATCTGACGCGAGGTCGGTATGA
- a CDS encoding amino acid ABC transporter permease, giving the protein MSAPAPKTTLKTVPPSRLAALAGLANNPAFRSALVQLLVFAAVVAGLIWVVSTTADNLKRAGISSGFGFLGQTAGFEISQTLIEYSRSSTYARVFWVGLLNTLLVSVISITASTLIGFVVGVLRLSSNWLVSSLAAAYIGLIRNIPLLLQILFWYIAILMPLPGPRQSYSLWETFFLCNRGVILPRPEFHPGSWLILAFALLAVLSVIALVLWSRRRQRLTGQRFPTFAASLGLLAVLPLLGASLAGFPLTWVIPELRGFNFQGGMTLLPELIALILALTLYTAGFIAENVRAGIQSVDRGQEEAAAALGLRPGTIMRLVVIPQAMRVIIPPLTSQHLTLVKNSSLAVVIGYPDLISVFAGTTLNQTGQAVEIIAMTMLFYLTVSLLISLFMNWYNKRMALKER; this is encoded by the coding sequence ATGTCCGCCCCCGCGCCCAAGACAACCCTTAAAACGGTCCCCCCTTCCCGGCTCGCCGCTTTAGCCGGGCTCGCGAACAACCCCGCGTTCCGGTCCGCGCTGGTCCAGTTGCTGGTCTTTGCCGCGGTGGTCGCGGGGCTGATATGGGTGGTCTCCACCACGGCGGACAACCTGAAGCGGGCCGGAATCTCCTCGGGCTTCGGTTTTCTGGGCCAGACCGCGGGTTTCGAGATCAGCCAGACCCTGATCGAGTACTCCCGGTCCAGCACCTATGCCCGGGTGTTCTGGGTGGGCCTGCTGAACACCCTGCTGGTCTCGGTGATCAGCATCACGGCTTCCACCCTGATCGGCTTCGTGGTGGGCGTGCTCCGGCTCTCCTCCAACTGGCTGGTTTCGAGCCTGGCCGCGGCCTATATCGGCCTGATCCGGAACATTCCCCTGCTCCTGCAGATTCTGTTCTGGTACATCGCCATCCTGATGCCGCTGCCCGGCCCGCGTCAGTCCTACAGCCTCTGGGAGACCTTCTTTCTCTGCAACCGGGGGGTGATCCTACCCCGACCCGAATTTCATCCCGGATCGTGGCTGATTCTCGCCTTCGCCCTCCTGGCCGTCCTGTCCGTGATCGCCCTGGTCCTCTGGTCCAGGCGCCGCCAGCGCCTGACTGGCCAACGATTTCCGACCTTCGCGGCCTCCCTGGGCCTGCTGGCGGTCCTGCCTCTGCTGGGCGCGTCCCTGGCCGGATTCCCCCTGACCTGGGTGATTCCGGAACTGCGCGGCTTCAATTTTCAGGGCGGCATGACCCTGCTGCCCGAACTGATCGCCCTGATCCTGGCCCTGACTCTGTACACCGCCGGATTCATCGCCGAAAACGTCCGTGCCGGGATCCAGTCCGTGGACAGGGGTCAGGAGGAGGCCGCCGCGGCCCTGGGGCTGCGGCCCGGCACGATCATGCGCCTGGTGGTCATCCCCCAGGCCATGCGGGTGATCATCCCGCCCCTGACCAGCCAGCACCTGACGTTGGTCAAGAATTCCTCCCTGGCCGTGGTTATCGGCTACCCGGATCTGATCTCGGTCTTTGCCGGCACGACGTTGAACCAGACCGGGCAGGCCGTGGAAATCATCGCCATGACCATGCTCTTCTATCTGACCGTGAGCCTGCTCATTTCCCTGTTCATGAACTGGTACAACAAGCGGATGGCCCTGAAGGAGCGGTAG
- a CDS encoding amino acid ABC transporter substrate-binding protein: protein MKGKILVLAAAAVFFWTGTALADVLENIKGKGYISCGVAGRVPGFSVPDEQGVWKGLDVDYCRALASAVFNDPEKVRFVPLTTTERFTAVQTGEVDVLSRNTTWTFQRDVEQGIDFAGIIFFDGQGFMVNKNLGVTSAKELNEASICIQIGTTTEMNVSDYFAAHGMTYKPVVFESADEATVIYDTGRCDVYTTDASGLAARRTTLSNPEDHVILPEIISKEPLGPSVRQGDPRWSKIARWTLFALINAEELGVNSQNVDEMLESANPNVKRLLGQEGNFGEQFGLTNAWAYQVIKHVGNYGEIFERNVGPATALKLERGQNDLWTRGGLLYAPPIR, encoded by the coding sequence ATGAAAGGCAAAATACTGGTTCTGGCGGCCGCGGCGGTTTTTTTCTGGACCGGGACCGCTTTGGCGGACGTCCTGGAAAACATCAAAGGTAAGGGCTACATTTCCTGCGGCGTTGCAGGCAGGGTGCCCGGGTTCTCCGTGCCGGACGAGCAGGGTGTCTGGAAAGGCCTGGACGTGGACTACTGTCGAGCCCTGGCCTCGGCCGTGTTCAATGATCCCGAAAAGGTCCGCTTCGTTCCCCTGACCACCACCGAACGCTTCACCGCGGTGCAGACCGGAGAAGTGGACGTCCTTTCCCGGAACACCACCTGGACTTTCCAGCGGGACGTGGAACAGGGCATCGATTTCGCGGGGATCATCTTTTTCGACGGCCAGGGCTTCATGGTCAACAAGAACCTAGGCGTGACCAGCGCCAAGGAACTGAACGAAGCCTCCATCTGCATCCAGATCGGCACGACCACGGAGATGAATGTTTCCGACTATTTCGCGGCTCATGGCATGACCTACAAGCCCGTAGTCTTCGAGAGCGCGGACGAGGCCACGGTGATCTACGACACCGGACGCTGCGACGTGTACACCACCGATGCCTCCGGGCTGGCCGCCCGGCGGACCACGCTGTCCAACCCGGAAGATCACGTCATCCTGCCGGAAATCATTTCCAAGGAGCCCCTGGGGCCCTCAGTGCGCCAGGGTGACCCCCGCTGGAGCAAAATCGCCCGCTGGACTCTCTTCGCGCTGATCAATGCCGAAGAGTTGGGCGTCAATTCCCAGAACGTGGACGAGATGCTGGAATCGGCCAATCCCAACGTCAAACGGCTGCTCGGCCAGGAAGGCAATTTCGGCGAGCAGTTCGGGCTGACCAATGCCTGGGCCTACCAGGTCATCAAGCACGTGGGCAATTACGGCGAGATCTTCGAGCGCAACGTGGGACCGGCCACGGCCTTGAAGCTGGAACGCGGCCAGAACGACCTCTGGACCCGCGGCGGCCTGCTCTACGCTCCCCCGATCCGTTAA
- a CDS encoding PaaI family thioesterase — translation MNPEELQAFRELIENGIPFNAYLGIRLLDLGDRQCRLLLPYRPELLGDARRQALHGGVISALIDTCGGFAVWSTGSIKDRVATIDLRVDYLKPAVACDIIAHSRIRMLGNRVGNVSTVVYATTAPEVIIAEGRSVYNIRRF, via the coding sequence ATGAATCCGGAAGAGTTGCAGGCGTTTCGCGAACTGATCGAAAACGGCATCCCTTTCAACGCCTATCTGGGCATCCGGCTGCTGGACCTCGGGGATCGCCAGTGCCGCCTGCTCCTGCCGTACAGGCCGGAACTCCTGGGCGATGCCCGCCGCCAAGCCCTGCACGGCGGAGTGATTTCCGCCTTGATCGACACCTGCGGCGGATTCGCGGTCTGGAGCACCGGCAGCATCAAGGACCGGGTCGCCACCATTGATCTGCGGGTGGACTATCTCAAACCGGCCGTGGCCTGCGACATCATCGCCCACTCCCGGATCAGAATGCTGGGCAACCGGGTGGGCAACGTCTCCACCGTGGTTTACGCCACCACCGCTCCGGAGGTGATCATTGCCGAGGGCCGGTCCGTCTACAATATCCGAAGGTTTTGA
- a CDS encoding YdiU family protein, with translation MATHDHATAALAGYPEGWRFDNSYARLPEVFFSRLSPVPVRSPRMVLFNRALAELLGLNGEILSGKDGAAVFSGNRLPAGAEPIAQAYAGHQFGYFTMLGDGRAILLGEQITPRGERFDIQFKGSGRTPFSRGGDGRAALGPMLREYIVSEAMHALGVPTTRALAVTATGEPVPRESELAGAILTRVASSHIRVGTFEFLAAQGALDHVRTLADYTLRRHYPDQESSDNPPLALLRAVMERQAALVAKWMLVGFVHGVMNTDNMALSGETIDYGPCAFMDAYDPATVFSSIDQQGRYAYGNQPRIAQWNLARFAETLAPLLDANREKAVDLANEVLETFPDAYRDHWLKGMRAKLGLVTIEDEDADLIQDLLTFLHQQSLDYTNTLRDLADEHPQRLPLFQDEALKGWLTRWRARLNRQPESSGTIQSVRERMRTNNPAVIPRNHRVEEALEAAELHGDMSVTQRLLDVLVQPYVDPVDPDYRLPPPPSAEPYKTFCGT, from the coding sequence ATGGCCACACATGATCATGCGACCGCAGCGCTTGCCGGATATCCCGAAGGGTGGCGGTTCGACAACAGCTATGCCCGGTTGCCGGAGGTGTTCTTTTCCCGGCTGTCTCCGGTTCCGGTGCGCTCGCCTCGGATGGTGCTTTTCAATCGCGCTTTGGCCGAGTTGCTGGGTCTGAACGGGGAGATTCTCTCCGGGAAGGATGGCGCGGCGGTTTTTTCCGGCAACCGGCTTCCCGCTGGCGCCGAGCCCATTGCCCAGGCCTACGCCGGTCACCAGTTCGGGTATTTCACCATGCTCGGTGACGGCCGGGCCATCCTCTTGGGGGAGCAGATCACCCCGCGCGGCGAGCGCTTCGACATCCAGTTCAAGGGGTCGGGGCGGACGCCCTTTTCCCGGGGCGGCGACGGCCGGGCCGCGCTGGGGCCGATGCTCAGGGAATACATCGTCAGCGAGGCCATGCATGCTTTGGGGGTGCCCACTACCCGCGCACTGGCCGTGACGGCCACCGGGGAGCCGGTGCCTCGGGAATCCGAATTGGCCGGGGCGATTCTGACCCGGGTCGCGTCCAGCCATATTCGCGTGGGCACGTTCGAATTTCTCGCGGCCCAAGGAGCGCTGGATCATGTCCGGACGCTCGCGGACTACACCCTGCGCCGCCACTATCCCGATCAGGAATCCTCCGACAACCCGCCACTGGCCCTCCTGCGGGCGGTGATGGAGCGCCAGGCCGCGCTGGTGGCGAAATGGATGCTTGTCGGATTCGTTCACGGAGTGATGAACACGGACAACATGGCCCTGAGTGGAGAGACCATTGATTACGGCCCCTGCGCCTTCATGGACGCCTATGACCCGGCGACGGTGTTCAGTTCCATCGACCAGCAAGGCCGCTATGCCTACGGCAATCAGCCTCGGATCGCCCAGTGGAACCTGGCCCGTTTCGCCGAGACCCTGGCGCCGCTGCTGGATGCGAACCGGGAGAAGGCCGTTGACTTGGCCAACGAGGTGTTGGAAACCTTCCCCGACGCCTACCGCGACCATTGGCTGAAGGGGATGCGGGCCAAGCTGGGGCTGGTCACGATCGAGGACGAAGACGCCGATTTGATCCAAGACCTGCTGACGTTCCTGCATCAACAAAGCTTGGACTACACGAACACCCTGCGCGACCTTGCCGATGAGCATCCACAACGCCTGCCGCTGTTCCAGGACGAGGCCCTTAAGGGATGGCTGACGCGCTGGCGGGCGCGGCTGAATCGACAGCCGGAGTCCTCGGGAACCATACAGTCCGTCCGTGAACGGATGCGCACCAATAATCCCGCCGTGATTCCCCGCAACCACCGCGTGGAGGAGGCCCTGGAAGCCGCCGAACTCCACGGCGACATGTCCGTGACGCAACGGTTGCTGGACGTCCTGGTCCAGCCATACGTTGATCCCGTTGACCCCGACTACCGCTTGCCGCCTCCACCCTCGGCCGAACCCTACAAAACATTCTGCGGAACATGA
- a CDS encoding amino acid ABC transporter ATP-binding protein: MKMNERGTADMVIRIEGLHKWFGPFHALKDIHLDVARGERVVICGPSGSGKSTLIRCINRLEIHQRGRILVDGIELTDDLKRIDRVRREVGMLFQNFNLFPHLTIMENCTMAPLWVRRMPLEEARKQAMHYLERVRIPDQADKYPAQLSGGQQQRAAIARCLCMSPKIMLFDEPTSALDPEMIKEVLDVMVDLAKSGMTMLCVTHEMGFAREVADRVVFMDGGEIIEANTPLEFFRNPRTDRAKLFLSQILSH, from the coding sequence ATGAAAATGAACGAACGTGGGACAGCGGACATGGTCATCCGGATCGAAGGGCTGCACAAGTGGTTCGGACCCTTTCACGCCCTGAAGGACATCCATCTGGACGTGGCCCGGGGCGAGCGGGTTGTGATCTGCGGTCCCTCGGGCTCCGGCAAGTCCACCCTGATCCGGTGCATCAACCGCCTGGAAATCCATCAGCGCGGTCGGATTCTGGTGGACGGGATCGAGTTGACCGACGATCTGAAACGCATCGACCGGGTGCGCCGGGAAGTGGGCATGCTGTTCCAGAACTTCAACCTTTTCCCGCACCTGACGATCATGGAAAACTGCACCATGGCCCCGCTCTGGGTGCGGCGCATGCCCCTGGAAGAGGCCCGGAAACAGGCCATGCACTATCTGGAACGGGTGCGCATCCCGGATCAGGCGGACAAGTATCCGGCCCAGCTCTCCGGCGGCCAGCAGCAGCGGGCGGCCATTGCCCGCTGTCTGTGCATGAGTCCGAAGATCATGCTCTTCGACGAGCCCACCAGTGCCCTGGACCCGGAAATGATCAAGGAGGTTCTGGACGTAATGGTGGATCTGGCCAAATCCGGGATGACCATGCTCTGCGTGACCCACGAAATGGGCTTTGCCCGGGAAGTGGCCGACCGGGTGGTCTTCATGGACGGCGGAGAAATCATCGAGGCCAACACGCCGCTGGAATTCTTCAGGAATCCGCGCACGGACCGGGCCAAGCTGTTTCTTTCCCAGATCCTTTCGCACTGA
- a CDS encoding GntR family transcriptional regulator → MEEKNCEMKSLAAYQRIRDMIITREKLPGTRLVISELEEELGIGKGPIREALMRLDRSGLVRNIPYKGAVVAESPRMREIEIIYEMRVKLETTLALEAMQNMDEQGIAKLESMLSEMQPGLDLQALYHLDRQFHSLIYEYSRLTHLCLVVDKLMESVDIFLVNRPRDDNDLARMHEQHAQILEAFKMKDETMLKDIFKQNIKNGLRLIKKVYSRFMFH, encoded by the coding sequence ATGGAAGAAAAGAATTGCGAGATGAAGTCACTGGCCGCGTATCAGCGGATCAGGGACATGATCATTACCAGGGAGAAACTTCCTGGAACGCGGCTTGTGATTTCGGAACTGGAAGAGGAGTTGGGAATCGGCAAAGGGCCGATCCGGGAAGCGTTGATGCGCTTGGACCGATCCGGCCTTGTGCGCAATATTCCCTACAAAGGTGCCGTGGTGGCCGAATCTCCACGGATGCGGGAGATTGAGATCATCTATGAAATGCGGGTCAAGCTGGAGACGACCCTGGCCTTGGAGGCCATGCAGAACATGGATGAGCAGGGCATTGCGAAGCTGGAATCCATGCTGTCGGAAATGCAGCCCGGATTGGACCTCCAGGCCTTATACCATCTGGACCGTCAGTTTCACTCCCTGATTTACGAGTACTCGAGGCTGACCCACCTCTGCCTGGTGGTGGACAAGTTGATGGAGTCCGTGGACATCTTCCTGGTCAATCGTCCCCGGGACGACAACGATTTGGCCCGAATGCACGAGCAGCACGCCCAGATTCTGGAAGCCTTCAAAATGAAGGACGAGACCATGCTCAAGGATATCTTCAAGCAGAACATCAAGAACGGATTGCGGCTGATCAAGAAGGTCTACAGCCGGTTCATGTTTCATTAG
- a CDS encoding RidA family protein produces MSKSVILTTKAPQAVGPYSQAVASGPLLFTSGQLPLDPETGTMPQGDIQVRAEQCLRNLQSIAEAGGTSLDRAVKVTVFLTNMADFQDVNKVYAQFFKEPFPARTALQVAALPLGADIEIEAVFER; encoded by the coding sequence ATGTCGAAATCCGTTATTCTCACCACCAAGGCTCCGCAAGCCGTCGGCCCCTATTCCCAGGCCGTCGCATCCGGTCCGTTGCTGTTCACCTCCGGCCAGCTGCCGCTGGATCCGGAAACCGGAACCATGCCCCAGGGGGACATCCAGGTTCGGGCGGAACAGTGTCTGCGCAACCTGCAAAGCATTGCCGAAGCCGGTGGCACGAGCCTGGACCGGGCGGTCAAGGTCACGGTGTTTCTGACCAACATGGCCGATTTTCAGGACGTGAACAAAGTCTACGCCCAGTTTTTCAAGGAGCCGTTTCCCGCAAGAACGGCGCTGCAAGTTGCAGCCCTCCCGTTGGGCGCGGATATTGAAATCGAGGCTGTTTTCGAGCGTTGA
- a CDS encoding DMT family transporter: MVPAEILALCAALCWSFGGLIALVPARELGALPFNRLRMSMVFVMLAVAALVTGGWWSLTLEHSSVLVVSAMVGIFLGDTALFAALRRLGPRRSGILFATNAPMTALLGILILGERMSPLTLVGCILVMIGVVMAIHFRSEAAARHAFEEVRGRLAVGVLIGLGAALCQAVSTIIAKPVLASGVDPVAASALRVGTAALALSATLLLPSSMFHSPAKITPKIAGLTALSGLVGMALGMTFLLAALARGTAGVVSTLSATSPVLILPILWVATRQRPAGPAWLGAILAVIGAACIFNGQAF; the protein is encoded by the coding sequence ATGGTTCCCGCTGAAATTCTGGCGCTCTGCGCCGCCTTGTGCTGGTCCTTCGGTGGACTGATCGCCCTGGTTCCGGCCCGTGAATTGGGTGCTCTGCCTTTCAATCGCCTGCGGATGTCCATGGTCTTCGTGATGCTCGCCGTGGCCGCCCTGGTCACCGGGGGCTGGTGGAGCCTGACCCTGGAACACTCCTCCGTGCTGGTTGTCTCGGCCATGGTGGGCATCTTCCTGGGGGACACGGCCCTGTTCGCGGCCTTGCGCCGGTTGGGACCGAGGCGTTCCGGAATCCTTTTCGCCACCAACGCCCCCATGACCGCGCTGCTGGGCATCCTCATTCTGGGCGAGCGAATGTCCCCGCTCACCCTGGTCGGATGCATCCTGGTGATGATCGGGGTGGTCATGGCCATCCACTTCAGGAGCGAGGCGGCGGCGCGGCATGCTTTCGAGGAGGTTCGCGGCCGGTTGGCCGTGGGCGTGCTCATCGGCCTGGGGGCCGCCCTGTGCCAGGCCGTGTCCACGATCATCGCCAAGCCGGTTCTGGCCTCGGGCGTGGACCCGGTGGCGGCCTCGGCCCTGCGCGTGGGCACCGCTGCCCTGGCCCTCTCCGCAACCTTGCTTCTACCGTCTTCCATGTTCCATTCCCCGGCCAAAATCACGCCCAAAATAGCCGGTCTGACCGCGCTCAGCGGTCTGGTGGGCATGGCCCTAGGCATGACCTTCCTTTTGGCCGCCCTGGCCCGGGGCACGGCCGGGGTGGTGTCCACCCTGTCCGCCACCTCCCCGGTGCTGATCCTGCCAATTCTCTGGGTCGCCACTCGCCAACGCCCGGCCGGTCCGGCCTGGCTGGGGGCGATTTTGGCGGTGATCGGAGCGGCCTGCATTTTCAACGGCCAGGCGTTCTGA
- a CDS encoding amino acid ABC transporter permease, translated as MYVKTTRHPDLPPPLSEVGVLGWLHKNLFSSWLNSLMTLAAAGLLLAALPPILNWGLFSANWIGQTKDACLPPQGNPDGACWVFIRVRFDLLMYGFYPLAERWRVVLTFLLLVGLGGPLILSTLLPFRERIKQSLLLLLPLAVAAYSLVFHGILPGLAALGLLLVPELLGRAFKRKLLPPTMPPWLRQAVLIGVPILVWFVVSRSMQSLDPGAAGPMALAAGSLAFLIFALSGRSVTSWRFALLFTLYPCAAYLLLLGGGLGLPLVETDRWGGMFLTLVIAGIGIAVSLPVGILLALGRRSRMPVIKALCVSFIEFVRGVPLISVLFMVSVMLPLTLPQGVHFDKLLRALIGVSLFYAAYMAEVVRGGLQAIPKGQYEAAEALGLRYWKSMRLIILPQALRLVIPGITNTFLGLLKDTTLVAVINLMDILGILKSALADSNWLGYTKEAYVFAGLAFWLLCFALSRYSMHLERRLKTDR; from the coding sequence ATGTACGTGAAGACCACCCGTCATCCGGACCTGCCGCCGCCCCTGTCCGAGGTCGGGGTTCTGGGCTGGCTGCACAAGAACCTGTTCTCCTCCTGGCTGAACTCGCTGATGACCCTGGCCGCGGCCGGCCTGCTCCTGGCAGCCCTGCCGCCGATTCTGAACTGGGGCCTGTTTTCGGCCAACTGGATCGGCCAGACCAAGGACGCCTGCCTGCCGCCCCAGGGCAATCCGGACGGAGCCTGTTGGGTGTTCATCCGGGTCCGCTTCGACCTGCTGATGTACGGCTTTTATCCCTTGGCCGAACGCTGGCGGGTCGTTTTGACCTTCTTGCTGCTGGTTGGGCTGGGCGGACCGTTGATCCTTTCCACTCTCCTGCCTTTCCGGGAGCGGATCAAGCAAAGCCTGTTGCTGCTCTTGCCGCTGGCCGTGGCAGCCTACAGCCTCGTGTTCCACGGCATTCTCCCCGGTCTGGCGGCCTTGGGTTTGCTCCTGGTTCCGGAACTCCTCGGCCGGGCGTTCAAACGCAAGCTGCTCCCGCCGACCATGCCCCCCTGGCTGCGTCAGGCCGTGCTCATCGGTGTTCCGATCCTGGTCTGGTTTGTCGTGAGCAGGTCGATGCAGAGCCTGGACCCCGGCGCGGCCGGCCCCATGGCTCTGGCCGCGGGAAGCCTGGCCTTTCTCATCTTTGCCCTGTCCGGCCGGTCCGTGACCTCCTGGCGGTTCGCCCTGCTGTTCACCCTCTACCCCTGCGCCGCGTATCTGCTGCTCCTGGGCGGAGGGCTGGGCCTGCCCCTGGTGGAGACCGACCGCTGGGGAGGCATGTTTTTGACTCTGGTCATCGCCGGGATCGGCATCGCCGTCTCCCTGCCCGTGGGCATCCTCCTGGCCCTGGGGCGGCGCAGCCGGATGCCGGTGATCAAAGCCCTGTGCGTCAGCTTCATCGAGTTCGTACGCGGGGTACCCTTGATTTCAGTGCTGTTCATGGTCTCGGTGATGCTGCCCCTGACCCTGCCCCAGGGCGTACATTTCGATAAATTGCTGCGGGCCCTGATCGGGGTATCCCTGTTTTACGCGGCCTACATGGCCGAGGTGGTCCGGGGCGGTCTCCAGGCCATTCCCAAGGGCCAGTACGAGGCGGCCGAAGCCCTGGGCCTGCGCTACTGGAAATCCATGCGCCTGATCATCCTGCCCCAGGCCCTGCGGCTGGTCATTCCGGGGATCACCAACACGTTTCTAGGCCTGCTCAAGGACACCACCCTGGTGGCGGTGATCAACCTGATGGACATTCTGGGGATACTGAAAAGCGCTCTGGCCGACAGCAACTGGCTGGGCTACACCAAGGAAGCCTATGTCTTCGCGGGCTTGGCCTTCTGGCTGCTCTGCTTCGCCCTGTCCCGCTACTCCATGCACCTGGAGAGGCGTCTGAAGACCGACAGATGA
- a CDS encoding D-cysteine desulfhydrase: protein MNFTKFPRRAYLQGATPIEPMENLSKALGKGVNLFVKRDDLLPGASGGNKTRKLEFCLADGLEQGADTIITCGAVQSNHCRLTASWCCKENLECHLVLEERVKGSYKPEASGNNFLFDLLGVKSVSVAPGGSDMMAEMRKKADELKAQGKKPYIVPGGASNAIGALGYVACAEEIMNQLNTEHLNIDHIVVPSGSAGTHAGMVVGMIGTNANISVSGVNVSRPKDVQEGIVFKLAEETALKLGMKMSIPREAVVCYDQYVGPGYSLPTDSMVEAVRLFAKHEAILLDPVYSGKAAAGLLDLVRSGHFPRGANVLFLHTGGSPALYAYLPTFRKEG from the coding sequence ATGAACTTCACCAAGTTTCCCCGTCGTGCCTACCTGCAAGGGGCCACACCCATCGAGCCCATGGAAAACCTGAGCAAGGCCCTGGGGAAGGGAGTCAATCTGTTCGTCAAGCGCGACGATTTGCTGCCAGGGGCCAGCGGGGGAAACAAGACCCGCAAGCTGGAATTCTGCCTGGCCGACGGTCTGGAACAGGGAGCGGATACGATCATCACCTGCGGCGCGGTCCAGTCCAACCATTGCCGCTTGACCGCTTCCTGGTGCTGCAAGGAAAATCTGGAGTGCCACCTGGTGCTGGAAGAGCGGGTCAAGGGATCCTACAAGCCGGAAGCCAGTGGAAACAACTTTTTGTTTGACCTGCTGGGCGTGAAGAGCGTCTCCGTGGCCCCCGGCGGATCGGACATGATGGCTGAAATGCGCAAAAAAGCGGATGAACTGAAAGCCCAGGGCAAAAAGCCGTATATCGTCCCCGGGGGAGCGTCCAATGCCATCGGCGCTTTGGGTTACGTGGCCTGCGCGGAAGAAATCATGAACCAGTTGAATACAGAACACCTGAATATCGACCACATCGTTGTGCCCTCCGGCAGCGCCGGGACCCACGCCGGTATGGTGGTGGGCATGATCGGCACCAACGCCAACATCTCTGTCAGCGGGGTCAATGTGTCCCGGCCCAAGGACGTCCAGGAAGGGATTGTCTTCAAACTGGCGGAGGAAACCGCGCTGAAGTTGGGAATGAAGATGTCCATCCCCAGGGAGGCGGTCGTCTGCTACGACCAGTACGTCGGCCCCGGCTATTCCCTGCCCACGGACTCCATGGTCGAAGCGGTACGGCTGTTCGCCAAGCACGAGGCCATTTTGCTGGACCCGGTCTACTCCGGCAAAGCAGCAGCCGGTCTGCTGGATCTCGTCCGTTCCGGTCACTTCCCCCGAGGCGCCAATGTCCTATTCCTGCACACCGGAGGCTCCCCCGCGCTGTATGCCTATTTACCTACCTTCAGGAAGGAAGGCTGA